The sequence below is a genomic window from Bacillota bacterium.
TAGCCGACCTCCGCCGCGATGGATATCCGATAGCCAGCGCGGTTAACGCACCGTATGGGTATTTTATACCGGTTGACCGGGCTGAAGCCCGGGAATGTCAGGGCCATCTGTACAGCCGGATACAGGAGATCGGTATTACGGCTAGGGCCCTGGACCGGGCATTTGGGGAACACCTGCCCGGTCGGCAGATGATCCTTGATCTATTCGAGAGGGAGGAGAGTAAGGATGAAGGACTTAAAGGCGCTTCTTAAGAAGTGCCGGGCAGCGTCGG
It includes:
- a CDS encoding HTH domain-containing protein → MSRNISLAGKSTDSQARLWDILRQCKSRKKAVTSRQLSRLTGINEREVRSLIADLRRDGYPIASAVNAPYGYFIPVDRAEARECQGHLYSRIQEIGITARALDRAFGEHLPGRQMILDLFEREESKDEGLKGAS